The Zobellia alginiliquefaciens genome contains a region encoding:
- a CDS encoding sensor histidine kinase, which produces MMTLAGASVVTLYSGGINSPFIFVLALIVVAGYVTTKAYGALYLNLNILIIVLIYLQNVADFNFVKNVVPEESKNLFALLSVLFSVYLLGGVFGKNLLQAHHNLYKTKNELEEKIREKETLIKEVHHRVKNNLQTVSSLLSLQSRSIVDKDVKSLLKSSQNRVITMAIVHEMLYMREDLSKIEYKSYVQELAEYLVRSIKGTSSNITLNIDIPNVKLNIDTAIPLGLLINETVTNALKYGIVDENKGEICIKLRKTEGNEFILNLGDNGQGFPEEITHKNSKSLGLKLIHNLSRQLQGSIMRDLTQKGTHYTIKFKEIRDQVTSVA; this is translated from the coding sequence ATGATGACGCTTGCAGGAGCTAGCGTTGTTACTTTATATAGTGGCGGAATAAATAGTCCTTTTATTTTTGTTCTGGCATTAATAGTAGTTGCCGGATACGTTACCACAAAAGCTTACGGTGCACTTTACCTTAATTTGAATATATTGATTATTGTTCTCATTTATCTACAGAATGTAGCTGATTTCAACTTTGTAAAAAATGTGGTGCCGGAAGAGTCAAAAAACCTATTTGCCCTTCTGAGTGTATTATTTTCCGTTTATCTACTTGGTGGTGTTTTTGGTAAAAACTTATTACAGGCACATCACAACCTGTACAAAACCAAGAATGAACTTGAAGAAAAAATACGCGAAAAAGAAACCCTAATAAAAGAAGTACACCATAGAGTAAAAAACAACCTACAGACGGTTTCTAGCTTACTAAGCCTACAATCAAGAAGTATTGTGGACAAGGACGTTAAAAGTCTTCTGAAAAGCAGTCAAAACCGAGTAATTACCATGGCCATAGTTCATGAAATGCTATATATGCGGGAGGATTTATCTAAAATTGAATATAAATCTTACGTTCAGGAACTTGCAGAATATTTAGTCCGATCAATAAAGGGGACTAGTAGCAATATTACTTTAAACATAGATATTCCTAACGTAAAATTGAATATTGATACGGCTATACCTTTGGGCCTGTTAATAAACGAGACAGTTACCAATGCTCTTAAATATGGAATTGTAGATGAAAACAAAGGAGAGATTTGTATTAAGCTAAGAAAAACGGAAGGAAATGAGTTTATTTTAAATTTGGGTGATAATGGTCAGGGCTTTCCTGAGGAAATTACCCATAAAAACTCAAAATCTCTTGGTCTTAAACTCATACACAATTTATCGCGCCAACTTCAAGGCTCAATAATGCGAGACCTTACTCAAAAGGGTACACACTATACAATAAAGTTCAAAGAAATAAGGGATCAAGTTACCAGTGTAGCCTAG
- the secA gene encoding preprotein translocase subunit SecA has protein sequence MSFLNSILKVFVGDKSEKDVKELQPLVEQIRSFEKQLEGLSHDELREKTNTFKLKIAEDISEFTKKIGELEAEVKTSTDIDKNEDIYAEIDKLKEESYKVSEKTLNEILPIAFAVVKETAKRFTQNETLQVTASEYDRELSGSKDYVTLDGDNAIWKNSWNAAGKEVTWDMIHYDVQLIGGIALHQGKIAEMQTGEGKTLVATLPLYLNALSGNGAHLVTVNDYLAKRDSAWMAPIFEFHGLSVDCIDHHRPNSEGRRAAYNADITYGTNNEFGFDYLRDNMAHTPKDLVQRPHHYAIVDEVDSVLVDDARTPLIISGPVPEGDRHEFNDLKPKVGDIVSKQRQHLTGVLAEAKKLIQEGNTKDGGFLLLRVHRGLPKNKALIKFLSEEGVKQLLQKTENYYMQDNNREMPVVDEDLLFVIDEKNNQIELTEKGVSYISGEQNRDFFVMPDIGGEIAKIENQNLDIEKEAELKEELFKEFGVKSERIHTMSQLLKAYTLFEKDVEYVVMDNKVMIVDEQTGRIMDGRRYSDGLHQAIEAKENVKIEALTQTFATVTLQNYFRMYNKLSGMTGTAVTEAGEFWEIYELDVMEIPTNRPIARDDRHDLIYKTKREKYNAIIDEVTKLSQAGRPVLIGTTSVEISELLSRMLTIRKVNHNVLNAKLHKKEADVVAEAGNPCVVTIATNMAGRGTDIKLSDEVKKAGGLAIIGTERHDSRRVDRQLRGRSGRQGDPGSSQFYVSLEDNLMRLFGSDRVAKMMDKMGLEDGEVIQHSMMTKSIERAQKKVEENNFGVRKRLLEYDDVMNAQREVVYKRRRHAIQGERLKVDIANMVYDTCEVIADTNKAASDYKNFEFELIKYFSITSPISEADFTKMSVQDIANKVYSNAYKYYQEKMERNAATAFPVIKKVYEDSANKFERIVVPFTDGIKTLNVVTNLESAYESNGKELVTDFEKNITLAIIDDSWKTHLRKMDELKQSVQLAVHEQKDPLLIYKFEAFELFKEMINKVNKEVVSFLFKGELPSENPNQIQEARNVSKPKENLQTSKEEIPNSDELAAQNRAAGQTQGQRPQVTETIVRERPKIGRNDRVTIKNVMSGESKTVKFKQAEPLIEKGEWVLIEN, from the coding sequence ATGAGTTTTTTAAATTCGATATTAAAAGTATTCGTAGGTGATAAATCTGAAAAAGACGTAAAAGAACTACAACCTCTTGTAGAACAGATTAGGTCTTTTGAAAAGCAATTAGAAGGGTTAAGTCATGATGAATTACGTGAAAAGACTAACACCTTTAAACTTAAAATAGCCGAGGACATTAGCGAATTCACCAAAAAAATAGGTGAATTAGAAGCGGAAGTAAAAACGTCTACGGATATTGATAAGAACGAAGACATTTATGCTGAAATAGATAAACTCAAGGAAGAATCATATAAAGTAAGTGAAAAAACACTGAACGAAATTCTACCTATTGCCTTTGCCGTAGTTAAGGAAACGGCCAAGCGCTTTACCCAAAATGAAACTTTACAGGTTACGGCATCGGAATACGATCGTGAATTATCCGGCTCAAAGGATTATGTAACTCTAGATGGGGATAATGCCATTTGGAAAAACTCATGGAACGCCGCAGGTAAAGAGGTTACTTGGGACATGATTCATTATGATGTACAGTTGATAGGAGGTATTGCTTTGCACCAAGGTAAAATTGCCGAAATGCAGACAGGTGAAGGTAAGACGTTAGTAGCTACATTACCTTTGTACCTAAATGCCCTATCTGGGAACGGAGCTCATTTGGTTACCGTAAACGATTATTTAGCGAAAAGGGATAGCGCCTGGATGGCCCCTATTTTTGAATTCCATGGTCTATCAGTAGATTGTATTGATCATCACCGTCCAAATTCGGAAGGTAGAAGAGCTGCCTATAACGCAGATATTACGTATGGCACCAACAATGAATTCGGTTTTGACTACCTAAGAGATAATATGGCGCATACGCCAAAAGATTTGGTACAACGTCCACACCACTACGCTATTGTGGATGAGGTAGATTCTGTATTAGTTGATGATGCGCGTACACCGTTAATTATTTCAGGTCCGGTACCAGAAGGAGACCGTCATGAATTTAATGACCTTAAACCAAAGGTTGGAGATATTGTAAGCAAACAGAGACAACACCTAACAGGTGTTTTGGCGGAAGCTAAAAAATTGATTCAGGAAGGAAACACCAAAGACGGTGGTTTCCTATTGTTACGTGTACATAGAGGTCTTCCAAAGAATAAGGCACTAATTAAGTTCTTAAGTGAGGAAGGTGTTAAGCAGCTACTTCAAAAGACCGAAAACTATTACATGCAGGATAACAACAGGGAAATGCCTGTTGTAGATGAGGACTTGTTGTTCGTAATTGATGAAAAGAACAATCAGATTGAACTTACTGAAAAAGGTGTAAGTTATATCTCCGGAGAACAAAATAGAGATTTCTTTGTAATGCCAGATATTGGCGGAGAAATTGCGAAAATAGAAAATCAGAATCTTGACATTGAAAAAGAAGCAGAACTTAAAGAAGAGCTTTTTAAAGAGTTTGGAGTAAAAAGTGAGCGTATTCATACCATGAGCCAACTTTTAAAAGCTTATACGCTTTTCGAAAAAGATGTGGAATATGTGGTAATGGATAACAAGGTGATGATAGTTGATGAACAAACCGGTCGTATTATGGACGGGCGTCGGTATTCAGATGGACTTCACCAGGCTATTGAAGCGAAAGAGAATGTAAAAATAGAAGCCCTTACACAAACTTTTGCTACCGTTACGCTACAGAACTATTTTAGAATGTATAACAAGCTGTCCGGTATGACCGGTACGGCGGTTACCGAAGCAGGTGAATTCTGGGAAATATATGAGTTGGATGTTATGGAAATACCAACTAACAGACCTATTGCCCGTGATGATAGACATGACTTAATATACAAGACCAAGCGAGAAAAATATAATGCCATTATTGACGAAGTTACCAAACTTTCTCAAGCTGGCAGACCCGTTTTGATAGGTACAACTTCGGTTGAAATTTCCGAGTTGTTATCCCGAATGCTTACCATTAGAAAAGTTAATCACAACGTACTGAACGCCAAACTTCATAAAAAAGAAGCAGACGTTGTTGCCGAAGCCGGTAACCCTTGCGTTGTTACCATAGCAACCAACATGGCGGGCCGTGGTACGGATATTAAATTGAGTGATGAAGTTAAAAAAGCGGGTGGTTTAGCTATTATAGGTACAGAAAGGCATGACTCTAGACGTGTTGATAGACAGTTAAGAGGTCGTTCTGGTCGTCAAGGAGATCCAGGAAGCTCGCAGTTCTATGTGTCGTTAGAAGACAACCTAATGCGTTTGTTCGGTTCTGACCGTGTTGCTAAGATGATGGATAAGATGGGCTTGGAAGATGGTGAAGTTATTCAGCATTCAATGATGACTAAATCTATTGAGCGAGCACAGAAAAAGGTAGAAGAAAACAACTTTGGTGTTCGTAAGCGTCTTCTAGAGTATGATGATGTTATGAACGCACAACGTGAGGTAGTCTATAAAAGAAGACGTCACGCTATACAAGGAGAACGATTAAAAGTGGATATCGCCAATATGGTGTATGATACTTGTGAAGTTATTGCCGACACCAACAAAGCTGCAAGTGATTATAAGAATTTTGAATTTGAGCTGATAAAGTACTTCTCTATAACCTCTCCAATTTCAGAAGCAGATTTTACAAAAATGAGTGTTCAAGATATTGCCAATAAGGTATACTCTAACGCTTACAAGTATTATCAAGAAAAAATGGAGCGTAATGCCGCTACGGCATTTCCTGTCATTAAGAAGGTTTATGAAGATAGTGCCAATAAGTTTGAGCGTATTGTAGTTCCTTTTACGGACGGTATTAAAACGCTTAATGTGGTTACCAATTTAGAAAGCGCTTACGAAAGTAATGGAAAAGAATTAGTAACGGATTTTGAAAAAAATATAACCCTAGCCATTATTGACGATTCTTGGAAAACGCATTTGCGTAAGATGGATGAATTAAAACAATCTGTTCAGTTGGCTGTTCATGAGCAAAAAGACCCTTTATTGATTTATAAGTTCGAAGCTTTTGAGCTTTTTAAAGAGATGATAAACAAGGTTAACAAAGAAGTAGTTTCTTTCTTGTTTAAAGGGGAATTGCCAAGTGAAAACCCAAATCAGATTCAGGAAGCTAGAAATGTTAGTAAACCAAAGGAAAATCTTCAAACCAGTAAAGAAGAGATTCCTAATAGTGACGAACTGGCCGCACAGAACCGTGCTGCTGGTCAAACACAAGGTCAACGTCCACAAGTTACAGAGACCATTGTTCGAGAACGACCAAAAATTGGACGTAACGATAGGGTCACAATTAAAAATGTAATGTCTGGCGAAAGTAAAACAGTAAAATTTAAACAAGCAGAGCCCCTTATCGAAAAAGGAGAATGGGTTCTAATTGAGAATTAA
- a CDS encoding sensor histidine kinase has product MRKPKIRLNRISDKTKLLLKFNYTSSALSLLIGLICSFVFHMQGTIPYVFYFYFVLNLLNIAAFNKHKNLTTMAIYTSVLSFLSTVVITLFSGGINSPFIFILGLIVLAGYISTRVFGKVYLYLIILTIVFIYLVDHANLDFIINEVPDGYRNLFSLISILFSVYLLGGVLGKNLLRTHHNLYKSKARIEKSVDEKENLLREVHHRVKNNLQTVSSLLNLQVRNTPNDQIKELVKSSQNRVMAMAMIHEMLYVRDNLSKIEFGSYVQELTQYLLRTVERKDRKIDVIINIPDTLLNIDTAIPLGLLINETVTKSIKYGFKDVEEGKITIALEKRYQNKFILKITDNGAGFPQDYDFKNSNTLGMKLIHNLARQLQGTIERLPRKEGTAYELVFQDIASQFNT; this is encoded by the coding sequence ATGCGAAAGCCAAAAATACGTCTGAACCGAATTAGTGACAAAACTAAGTTACTCCTTAAGTTCAACTATACATCATCTGCTCTTAGTCTACTTATAGGCCTGATCTGTTCGTTTGTATTTCATATGCAAGGGACCATACCTTATGTTTTCTATTTTTACTTTGTTCTTAATCTATTGAACATAGCTGCTTTCAACAAGCATAAGAACCTAACAACAATGGCTATCTATACTTCAGTACTTTCCTTTTTAAGTACCGTTGTAATTACATTATTCAGTGGCGGAATAAATAGTCCGTTTATCTTTATCCTAGGCTTAATTGTTCTTGCCGGTTATATATCAACAAGAGTTTTTGGCAAAGTTTATCTCTACCTTATTATACTCACCATAGTCTTTATTTATCTGGTTGATCACGCCAATCTTGACTTTATAATAAACGAGGTTCCTGATGGTTACAGAAATCTATTCAGTTTAATAAGTATATTATTTTCGGTCTATTTATTAGGAGGTGTTCTTGGTAAAAATTTACTAAGGACCCATCATAACCTTTACAAATCAAAAGCTAGGATTGAAAAAAGCGTTGACGAAAAAGAAAACCTGTTAAGGGAAGTCCATCATAGGGTTAAAAATAATCTTCAAACTGTTTCTAGTCTTTTAAACTTACAAGTTCGAAATACACCAAACGATCAAATAAAAGAGTTGGTTAAAAGTAGCCAAAATAGAGTAATGGCAATGGCTATGATACACGAAATGCTATATGTCCGGGATAATCTCTCTAAAATTGAATTTGGGTCTTACGTACAAGAACTTACCCAATATCTTCTAAGAACGGTTGAACGTAAAGACAGAAAAATAGACGTTATTATAAATATACCCGATACATTGTTAAACATTGATACTGCCATCCCTTTAGGCCTTTTAATCAATGAAACAGTCACCAAATCAATTAAATACGGATTCAAAGATGTAGAAGAAGGTAAAATAACCATTGCGCTTGAAAAGCGATATCAAAACAAATTTATCCTTAAAATTACAGACAATGGTGCCGGCTTTCCCCAAGACTATGATTTCAAAAACTCCAACACATTGGGGATGAAATTAATTCATAACCTTGCAAGACAATTACAGGGTACAATAGAGCGACTTCCGAGAAAAGAGGGCACAGCCTATGAACTAGTATTTCAAGATATTGCAAGTCAATTTAACACATAA
- a CDS encoding cob(I)yrinic acid a,c-diamide adenosyltransferase, protein MKIYTKTGDKGTTALIGGTRVKKHHVRIECYGTVDELNSWLGLIRDQEIDSRSKKTLTKIQENLFVVGAILATDPEKTTLKNGKKRLNIVEIKAEDIELLEKEIDAMDAILPQMTHFILPGGHTTVSYCHIARTVCRRAERMSTLLYENAPFNENVLLFLNRLSDYLFVLARKLSENLHAEEVKWIPENTEKGK, encoded by the coding sequence ATGAAAATATACACCAAAACAGGTGACAAAGGCACTACCGCTCTAATAGGAGGTACACGGGTAAAAAAACATCATGTTCGCATAGAATGTTATGGTACCGTAGACGAATTAAACTCTTGGCTCGGGCTAATTAGAGATCAAGAAATAGATAGTAGGTCAAAAAAAACTTTGACCAAAATTCAAGAAAATCTGTTTGTTGTGGGCGCTATATTAGCAACCGATCCAGAAAAAACGACGCTTAAAAATGGTAAAAAGCGACTAAATATTGTAGAAATAAAAGCGGAGGACATTGAATTATTGGAAAAGGAAATAGATGCAATGGATGCAATCCTGCCCCAAATGACACATTTTATTCTTCCTGGCGGTCACACCACCGTGTCATACTGTCATATTGCCCGAACCGTTTGCAGACGAGCAGAACGTATGAGCACACTTTTGTATGAAAATGCACCCTTTAATGAAAATGTATTGTTATTTTTAAACAGACTCTCCGACTATCTATTTGTACTGGCACGGAAATTGTCAGAAAATTTACACGCCGAAGAAGTAAAGTGGATTCCAGAGAATACGGAAAAAGGCAAATAA
- a CDS encoding ABC-F family ATP-binding cassette domain-containing protein, giving the protein MNLLTVENISKSYGERVLFSDLSFGINKGQKIALIAKNGTGKTSILNIMSGLDSPDSGQVNYRKGIRVSFLDQEPDFDPDLTVEQTIFASDNEILQVINAYEKALHNTEDADAYQTAFEAMDRFNAWDFETLYKQILYKLKLDNLDAKVGLLSGGQKKRLSLANAIINKPDLLVLDEPTNHLDLEMIEWLEDYFAKENISLFMVTHDRYFLERVCNEIIELENGQLYPYKGNYSYYLDKREARIEQESVEQHKSERLFKKELEWMRKQPKARTTKSKSRIDDFSAIKEKASQRRNDHEVQLEINMERVGSKILELHKLVKSYPGKPILDKFDYTFTKGERIGIIGKNGTGKSTFLNIVTGSDQPDAGKVIVGDTIKFGYYTQKGINIKEGQKVIDVIREFGDFIPLMKGRQISAQQLLERFLFDRKKQYDFVDKLSGGERKRLYLCTILIQNPNFLILDEPTNDLDIVTLNVLESFLLDFPGCLIVVSHDRYFMDKIVDHLFVFRGNAVIEDFPGNYSDFRTYEDSKVLESREEKANAKEAAATKSQQKQSSSKNKLPYLEQKEYNKLEKDIKKLEEKKVTVQNKFTDSSLSGEDIDKLSIDLKEINEAIDAKTERWFELSAQMEE; this is encoded by the coding sequence ATGAACTTACTTACAGTTGAAAATATTTCAAAATCATATGGCGAGCGTGTCTTGTTCAGTGATCTTTCCTTTGGTATCAATAAAGGCCAGAAAATTGCTTTGATAGCCAAAAACGGAACAGGAAAAACATCCATCTTAAATATAATGTCCGGTTTGGATAGTCCAGATTCCGGGCAAGTAAATTACCGGAAAGGTATTCGCGTTTCTTTTTTAGATCAAGAACCAGATTTTGACCCCGATTTAACGGTAGAGCAGACTATTTTTGCATCGGACAATGAAATACTTCAGGTGATAAATGCCTATGAAAAGGCATTGCACAATACAGAAGATGCAGATGCGTATCAAACCGCTTTTGAGGCAATGGACCGTTTTAATGCTTGGGATTTTGAAACACTCTACAAGCAAATCCTCTATAAATTAAAATTAGATAATTTAGATGCCAAGGTTGGTTTACTCTCTGGTGGACAGAAAAAGCGCTTGTCATTGGCCAACGCCATAATCAACAAACCAGATTTATTAGTTCTTGATGAACCCACCAACCACTTGGACCTGGAGATGATAGAATGGCTAGAGGACTATTTTGCCAAAGAAAACATTAGCCTCTTTATGGTAACGCACGATCGTTATTTCTTGGAAAGGGTATGTAATGAAATTATTGAACTGGAAAACGGCCAACTTTACCCTTATAAAGGCAATTACTCGTATTACCTAGATAAAAGAGAGGCCCGTATTGAGCAAGAATCTGTTGAACAACATAAATCCGAACGTCTTTTTAAAAAAGAATTGGAATGGATGCGAAAGCAACCTAAAGCACGTACCACTAAATCAAAATCACGAATAGATGATTTTAGTGCCATAAAAGAAAAAGCAAGCCAACGTAGAAATGACCACGAGGTTCAGCTTGAAATTAATATGGAACGGGTAGGCAGTAAAATTCTTGAACTCCACAAGCTTGTAAAATCATACCCCGGCAAACCTATCCTGGATAAGTTTGATTATACCTTTACAAAGGGAGAACGAATAGGAATCATAGGCAAAAACGGAACAGGCAAATCCACATTTTTGAATATTGTAACCGGATCGGACCAACCGGATGCTGGAAAGGTCATTGTGGGCGATACCATTAAATTTGGTTATTACACCCAAAAAGGAATCAATATAAAAGAAGGCCAAAAGGTAATTGATGTAATCCGTGAATTTGGAGATTTCATTCCGCTTATGAAAGGGCGACAGATTTCCGCGCAACAGCTTTTGGAGCGTTTTCTTTTTGACCGCAAAAAACAATATGATTTTGTAGATAAATTAAGCGGTGGAGAAAGAAAGCGGTTGTACTTGTGTACTATTCTTATTCAAAATCCAAATTTCTTGATACTTGATGAGCCTACCAATGATTTGGATATTGTAACTCTAAACGTTCTTGAAAGCTTCCTTTTGGACTTCCCCGGATGTTTAATCGTGGTTTCTCACGACCGTTATTTTATGGATAAAATTGTGGACCACCTATTTGTGTTCAGAGGAAATGCCGTTATAGAAGATTTTCCCGGAAACTACTCTGATTTCAGAACCTATGAAGATAGTAAAGTATTAGAAAGCAGGGAAGAGAAAGCCAATGCTAAAGAAGCAGCCGCTACCAAATCGCAACAGAAACAGAGCAGCTCCAAGAACAAACTCCCGTATTTAGAGCAGAAAGAATACAACAAATTAGAAAAGGATATCAAAAAACTAGAAGAGAAAAAAGTTACCGTCCAGAACAAATTTACTGATAGTTCTTTGAGCGGCGAGGATATTGATAAGCTTTCCATAGACTTAAAAGAAATCAACGAAGCTATAGATGCTAAAACAGAGCGCTGGTTTGAACTTTCTGCGCAAATGGAGGAATAG
- a CDS encoding sensor histidine kinase, producing MPKMNVIQSRLDNQSRLLINFAYSSSALSFLVGLFLIFVLKITGYISGVFLLYAILALTNILLYKIHHKLLIASLISSILSLIGVTIVTIFSGGINSPFIFVFSIIILGGYMTAHVVGNIFLTAVLLAIFGIYNISEHGFIINEIPEDKQALFSLMCIIFCSYLLFVVFGKHLLLAHENLQVSKSKIEAGIAEKEVLLRTVHHRVKNNLQTVSSLLSLQSKNTDNIKIKELANSSQLRINSMAMIHEMLYMQNNISKIAFKPYLHELTDFLVKSANSKNLDIRVNINMPEVNLGLDTTIPLGLLINEAVTNSLKYGFPENTTGQIDILLKENTEESHSYCLDITDNGIGFPEEINHKTTTSLGLKLMHNLGRQLRGSVTRIKTEKGTGYHITFKDKERHLPGLNG from the coding sequence ATGCCAAAAATGAATGTAATTCAAAGTAGGTTGGACAACCAAAGTAGGTTGCTAATAAATTTTGCATACTCTTCATCTGCTTTATCCTTTTTGGTTGGCTTGTTTTTAATATTTGTATTGAAAATTACGGGTTATATATCTGGGGTATTCCTTCTATATGCGATATTAGCCCTTACCAATATACTTTTATATAAAATACACCATAAGCTATTAATTGCATCATTAATCAGCTCCATTCTATCACTTATCGGTGTAACAATAGTAACTATATTCAGTGGAGGAATCAATAGTCCGTTTATTTTTGTATTTAGTATAATTATTTTGGGCGGCTACATGACCGCCCATGTTGTCGGTAATATTTTCTTAACCGCAGTACTACTCGCCATCTTCGGAATATATAACATAAGTGAACATGGATTTATTATAAATGAAATTCCTGAAGACAAACAAGCCCTATTCAGTTTAATGTGTATCATCTTTTGCTCCTATTTATTATTTGTGGTCTTTGGGAAACACCTTTTACTGGCTCATGAAAATCTACAGGTTTCAAAATCCAAAATAGAAGCGGGCATTGCAGAAAAAGAAGTCCTTCTTAGAACGGTTCACCATAGAGTAAAAAACAACTTACAGACCGTTTCAAGCCTTCTAAGCTTACAATCTAAGAACACGGACAACATCAAAATAAAAGAGCTTGCCAACAGTAGTCAACTTAGGATCAATTCTATGGCTATGATACATGAAATGCTCTATATGCAAAACAATATATCCAAAATTGCCTTTAAACCTTACCTGCACGAACTTACGGATTTCTTGGTAAAATCCGCCAACAGTAAAAACCTTGATATTAGAGTAAATATAAATATGCCAGAAGTCAACCTAGGCCTGGATACTACTATCCCTTTAGGTCTACTCATTAACGAGGCAGTTACAAATTCCCTAAAATATGGTTTCCCAGAAAATACAACTGGTCAAATAGACATTCTTCTCAAAGAGAATACTGAAGAATCTCATAGTTATTGTTTAGATATTACCGATAATGGCATAGGTTTTCCTGAGGAAATTAACCATAAAACCACCACATCACTTGGACTTAAACTTATGCATAACCTAGGTAGGCAATTAAGAGGTTCGGTTACACGTATTAAAACCGAGAAAGGAACCGGTTACCATATTACTTTTAAAGATAAAGAGCGTCATCTACCGGGGCTAAATGGTTAA
- a CDS encoding Gfo/Idh/MocA family protein, translating to MKNSRRKFLSSISMLAASTALPLHAFNFGATEKLKVALVGTGIRGITFWGKRLVDQYSEIIEFVGLSDINSSRLAYSKKYIGVSCPVFVDFEKMVKDTRPDLIIVTTKDSTHHQFIIKGLEMGCDVLTEKPLTVDEAKCQAILDAERKSEKNLIVGFNYRWSPYATKIKELLMNKTIGDLVSVDFNWYLNTYHGASYFRRWHGEMESSGSLWVHKATHHFDLLNWWIDSEPNEVFAYGDLEFYGKNGPFRGKNCRNCNHTKECDFYWDISQDEFMKELYVNHEHQDGYIRDNCLFREDIDIYDKMSAQVKYTNNTILNYSLTTYSPFEGWRVAFNGTKGRIEASQDIPYHKIDTISEAEKHTNEMAQTNEEELSYEPIIIHKLWSEHETIQVPMEKRGHGGGDKRLQDKIFKTADSEDPFGRTAGIRDGAMSILIGIGARRSIEQEKAIRISQLTDLKPKKKRG from the coding sequence ATGAAAAATTCTCGCCGAAAGTTTTTGTCTTCCATTAGTATGTTAGCAGCAAGTACAGCTTTACCTCTCCACGCTTTTAATTTTGGGGCAACGGAAAAACTAAAGGTTGCTTTAGTAGGCACTGGAATACGAGGTATAACATTTTGGGGAAAAAGGTTAGTGGACCAATATTCTGAGATTATTGAGTTTGTAGGCCTTTCTGATATAAACTCAAGTAGACTGGCTTACAGTAAAAAATATATTGGGGTTTCATGTCCTGTTTTTGTGGATTTTGAAAAAATGGTAAAAGACACCCGCCCAGACCTCATCATCGTTACCACCAAAGACTCCACGCACCATCAATTTATAATAAAAGGGTTAGAAATGGGATGTGATGTACTCACTGAAAAACCACTAACCGTTGATGAAGCAAAATGCCAAGCTATTTTAGATGCCGAAAGAAAATCAGAGAAGAACTTAATTGTAGGTTTTAATTATAGATGGAGTCCTTATGCTACAAAAATTAAAGAACTCTTAATGAACAAGACAATTGGCGATTTAGTCTCTGTAGATTTCAATTGGTATCTGAACACTTATCATGGTGCATCTTACTTTAGAAGATGGCATGGAGAAATGGAGAGCAGCGGCTCTCTTTGGGTGCACAAGGCCACCCATCATTTTGATCTATTGAATTGGTGGATAGACTCTGAGCCCAATGAAGTGTTCGCCTATGGAGATTTGGAGTTCTACGGAAAAAATGGTCCGTTTAGAGGAAAAAATTGTCGTAACTGTAATCATACGAAAGAGTGTGATTTTTATTGGGACATTTCACAAGATGAATTCATGAAGGAACTATATGTTAACCATGAACATCAAGACGGTTACATACGGGACAACTGTCTATTCCGGGAAGACATAGACATCTATGATAAAATGTCTGCCCAAGTAAAATACACGAACAATACCATCCTAAATTACTCGCTTACCACTTACTCTCCCTTTGAAGGCTGGAGAGTAGCTTTTAATGGCACAAAAGGTCGGATTGAGGCTTCACAGGATATCCCCTATCACAAAATCGATACTATTTCCGAAGCGGAAAAACATACTAACGAAATGGCTCAGACAAATGAAGAAGAACTCTCCTATGAACCTATTATAATACATAAACTTTGGAGCGAACACGAGACTATACAAGTTCCAATGGAAAAAAGGGGGCACGGAGGTGGCGACAAACGTTTACAAGACAAAATATTTAAAACCGCAGATAGTGAAGACCCCTTTGGCAGAACGGCAGGTATAAGAGATGGCGCTATGTCAATTCTAATTGGTATTGGTGCAAGAAGAAGTATTGAACAAGAAAAAGCCATACGCATTTCACAACTTACCGATTTAAAACCCAAAAAAAAGCGTGGATAA
- a CDS encoding DUF2795 domain-containing protein has product MYWTLELASYLSDAPWPATKDELIDYSIRTGAPLEVVENLQSMEEEGGEIYESIEEIWPDYPTEEDYLWNEDEY; this is encoded by the coding sequence ATGTATTGGACATTAGAACTAGCATCATATTTAAGTGATGCACCCTGGCCCGCAACAAAAGACGAATTGATAGATTACTCAATCCGTACAGGTGCGCCCCTAGAGGTGGTCGAGAACCTTCAGTCTATGGAAGAAGAAGGCGGTGAGATTTACGAATCCATCGAAGAAATCTGGCCAGACTATCCTACAGAAGAAGATTATCTCTGGAACGAGGACGAATATTAG